CTGAATTTAATCCATTTTTCATAAGTTCCAATTTCAAAATGTCTTAATCTAGAGAGAATGAGTTCTGAAGCAAACAAAAAATCAATATGAAAAGGACTAGACTGTGCCTTTCTAAAAAAATGAGTCGGGATTGTCTCCTCCCCGTGTTCTTCATTGAAATACATATGGTAAGCACTTTTAATGCCCTCGTTCTTTAGTAGCTCCACAACCTCTGAATGGGTCCCTACCCTTTTAATATGATCGAATATCTTATTGCTGTTCCAATCGCCAATGATAACACAGGGCTTTTTCAGCAAAGTTTCATAATATTTTAAAGCGAGATAGATTTGTCCTATGTAACTATTGAATTGTGGTTTGGTATTTTGAGACCATATCGCAAGTAAAATAAAATCGTCTTTGCCAGTAACCTTCAACGG
This genomic stretch from Neobacillus niacini harbors:
- a CDS encoding endonuclease/exonuclease/phosphatase family protein, translated to MKLVTWNAAMRFRDKIEAIFPYMADIIVIPECEAPEKWRNSSNLQALTQFLWYGDNINKGIGIATLNDSYHIELHSAYNREFRYIIPLKVTGKDDFILLAIWSQNTKPQFNSYIGQIYLALKYYETLLKKPCVIIGDWNSNKIFDHIKRVGTHSEVVELLKNEGIKSAYHMYFNEEHGEETIPTHFFRKAQSSPFHIDFLFASELILSRLRHFEIGTYEKWIKFSDHVPLCAVFDE